One window of Leptotrichia hongkongensis genomic DNA carries:
- a CDS encoding PP2C family protein-serine/threonine phosphatase, translated as MRKDEAKFITEFLSEAGTKAENNDYFGYVLLDNYAIWAVADGFDEEEGAKVAARIAVESAIEYFMLRPRFNYDVIKEMMDYANLKVKEKQEETQKYSLMHTSLLIIISNYNSILYGNIGNTRFYHIRGGYIISQSRDDTIAQLLVDEEALNISDMKFHRQRNDLLQAIGDFGKIKLNIIKKPVELMEKDVFCLTTVGFWENIDEHDMENDFSRFEDKKQWLNSLEKRILASLRDNIENYTIAQVEVGAVASPEPMEKDKRKLIKKIILVMLIIVVIILFVIIWNVKRRNGILQAATQYEKLADEEILKKNFNNSIDNLKLEIGEYEKLKPKNKGIIGFLTNAEKKRADASKKIDEINKKIGETEKIKKAFSDINEGNEMFNSGNYDEANVKYQQAKYNLNDNSYKRDELNTEEILTTLDSRINSTVKLKEAKALETAGDAAVNEGSYNLAKVSYKNAADMYLANGRADYVSQVEKKLEEITDKEKTAYNGAMLAENKGDSLAQSNINSSKEAYYQARQMYQTLGDTVKVGEIDNKIQELDSQQNANLQTANNLVQEGLSQITANNPAQAINILTQAKNIYQKMKDTNNANVVSKYINQAQEFIKFESQNAEKLKTQEIEYSEKLRQQEIQIQQQLQIKEAEIKAQQEEMEQERQRREEITRKMENASNLEMQADQLAINERFEESISKYEETKKLLEEVNADGNFGNQMSKIEDLNKKIEKNEGYLLKRKAEEDFKNKKWKEAVEKFTQAKEKLEKSGTKQNEIAEIEKKLKKAEKKANKKWWQFWKIF; from the coding sequence ATGAGGAAAGATGAGGCAAAATTTATTACAGAATTTTTGAGTGAGGCTGGGACGAAGGCTGAAAATAACGATTATTTTGGGTATGTTTTGCTGGATAATTATGCGATTTGGGCTGTGGCGGATGGATTTGATGAGGAAGAAGGGGCAAAAGTTGCAGCAAGGATTGCTGTGGAATCTGCAATTGAATATTTTATGCTACGTCCACGATTTAACTATGATGTAATAAAGGAAATGATGGATTATGCCAATCTGAAAGTTAAGGAAAAACAGGAAGAAACTCAGAAATATTCTCTTATGCACACTTCTCTTTTAATCATTATAAGTAATTATAATTCAATTTTATATGGAAATATCGGAAATACAAGGTTTTATCATATTAGAGGCGGATACATCATTTCTCAAAGCAGAGATGACACGATAGCACAGCTTTTGGTGGATGAAGAGGCATTGAATATATCGGATATGAAATTTCACAGGCAAAGAAATGATTTGCTGCAGGCGATTGGGGATTTTGGGAAAATTAAGCTAAATATTATAAAAAAACCTGTAGAACTTATGGAAAAAGATGTTTTTTGCTTGACGACTGTAGGATTCTGGGAAAATATTGATGAGCATGATATGGAAAACGACTTTTCCAGATTTGAGGATAAGAAGCAATGGTTAAATTCATTAGAAAAACGGATACTTGCTTCACTTAGGGATAATATCGAAAATTATACGATTGCACAGGTAGAAGTAGGTGCTGTAGCAAGTCCAGAGCCGATGGAAAAGGACAAAAGGAAACTTATTAAAAAAATAATACTTGTAATGCTGATTATTGTTGTAATTATTTTGTTTGTTATAATTTGGAATGTAAAAAGGCGAAATGGTATTCTGCAGGCGGCAACACAGTATGAAAAGTTGGCAGATGAGGAGATTTTAAAGAAAAATTTTAATAATTCAATTGATAATTTGAAGCTTGAAATTGGAGAATACGAAAAACTAAAGCCTAAAAACAAGGGTATAATAGGATTTCTTACGAATGCTGAGAAAAAAAGAGCTGATGCAAGTAAGAAAATTGATGAGATAAATAAGAAAATTGGAGAAACTGAAAAAATTAAAAAGGCATTTTCGGATATTAATGAGGGAAATGAGATGTTTAACAGCGGAAATTATGACGAGGCGAACGTAAAATATCAGCAGGCTAAGTATAACCTGAATGACAATAGCTATAAACGGGATGAGCTGAACACGGAAGAGATTTTAACTACATTGGATTCGCGGATAAATTCAACTGTGAAATTAAAGGAAGCTAAGGCTTTGGAAACGGCTGGAGATGCAGCAGTTAATGAAGGAAGTTACAATTTGGCAAAGGTTAGCTATAAAAATGCGGCGGATATGTATTTGGCAAATGGAAGGGCAGATTATGTTTCGCAAGTTGAGAAAAAGCTGGAGGAAATAACGGATAAGGAAAAAACAGCATATAATGGGGCAATGCTTGCTGAAAATAAAGGGGATTCGCTAGCACAAAGCAATATTAATTCTTCAAAAGAGGCGTATTATCAGGCACGACAGATGTATCAAACACTTGGAGATACTGTGAAAGTGGGAGAAATTGACAATAAGATACAGGAACTTGATTCCCAGCAAAATGCTAATTTGCAGACTGCCAATAATCTTGTTCAGGAAGGGCTTTCGCAAATAACTGCTAATAATCCAGCACAAGCAATAAATATTCTAACACAGGCTAAAAATATTTATCAGAAAATGAAGGATACGAATAATGCAAATGTTGTGAGTAAATACATAAATCAGGCACAGGAATTTATTAAATTTGAAAGCCAGAATGCTGAAAAATTGAAAACACAGGAAATAGAATATTCGGAAAAGTTAAGACAGCAGGAAATTCAGATACAACAGCAACTGCAAATAAAAGAGGCTGAAATCAAGGCACAGCAAGAAGAAATGGAGCAGGAGAGGCAAAGGCGTGAAGAAATAACAAGGAAAATGGAAAATGCATCAAATCTGGAAATGCAGGCAGATCAGTTGGCTATAAACGAAAGATTTGAAGAAAGTATTTCAAAATATGAGGAAACGAAGAAACTTCTGGAAGAGGTGAATGCAGATGGGAACTTTGGAAATCAGATGTCTAAAATTGAGGATTTGAATAAAAAAATTGAAAAAAATGAGGGATATTTATTAAAGAGAAAAGCAGAAGAGGATTTTAAGAATAAAAAATGGAAGGAAGCTGTGGAAAAATTTACGCAGGCAAAGGAAAAGCTGGAAAAAAGCGGTACAAAACAAAATGAAATAGCCGAAATTGAGAAAAAGCTGAAAAAGGCTGAGAAAAAGGCGAATAAAAAATGGTGGCAGTTTTGGAAGATTTTTTAA
- a CDS encoding FHA domain-containing protein, with protein sequence MKLDRCKNGHIYDVSRYSSCPYCKSEGLETENLDDKINLVEEMKDEDRTTAYWSKDSTVDPVVGWLTCIEGHDKGKDYRIVSERNFVGRGENMDIQILGDTMISRKNHCSISYNPKQRKFMLTPGDSNGLIYLNGEAVYNTVELRAYSVVEMGESKFVFVNLCGDYFDWEKEKSREERVKRKYENLNDEKIVKNTNFQNKNNDLEVKIEDYEEI encoded by the coding sequence ATGAAATTGGATAGATGTAAAAATGGGCATATATACGATGTTTCAAGATACAGCTCGTGTCCTTACTGCAAATCAGAAGGGCTGGAAACAGAAAATCTGGATGATAAAATTAATCTAGTTGAAGAAATGAAAGATGAAGACAGAACAACAGCCTACTGGTCTAAAGACAGCACGGTAGATCCAGTCGTGGGTTGGCTTACGTGTATTGAAGGGCATGATAAGGGAAAAGACTATAGGATTGTGAGTGAACGCAACTTTGTTGGGCGTGGAGAAAATATGGATATACAAATTTTAGGAGATACTATGATTTCCAGAAAAAACCATTGTTCAATAAGTTATAACCCTAAACAGAGAAAATTCATGCTAACTCCCGGAGATTCCAACGGACTTATTTATCTAAATGGAGAAGCAGTCTACAACACAGTAGAATTACGAGCTTATTCAGTAGTGGAAATGGGAGAAAGTAAGTTTGTATTTGTAAATCTGTGCGGAGATTATTTTGACTGGGAAAAGGAAAAATCAAGAGAGGAAAGAGTGAAAAGGAAATATGAAAATTTAAATGATGAAAAAATTGTGAAAAATACGAATTTTCAGAATAAAAATAATGATTTAGAAGTAAAAATCGAAGATTATGAAGAAATTTAA
- a CDS encoding FHA domain-containing protein, which yields MLWGIRRSFTNWGNIFRRSFGRGSIYRLERLRSVARLGKNRENGKINDERNKISVDKGIKKYEKRKLNAKNQKSYKFLNIKNILIMTVLIFTFIFVHLSGYSTKSLYFSIFIYIGVTLYLLIVERFFEKVEVEEEIKNIKHEREREHNVFLERVKEIEDLEKKQIEHIFLKDSEDYDMKIWKIGRATSLLIGKQSPRNRVDIDVSEGIYSNLVSRAHGILNRVNGIWYYEDLGSQNGSGIERSLDKRKIKLKKNIPVKVESGDIIYLATTKILLK from the coding sequence ATGTTGTGGGGAATCAGAAGAAGTTTTACAAATTGGGGAAATATTTTTAGGCGTTCATTTGGACGTGGAAGTATTTACAGGCTGGAAAGGCTTAGAAGCGTAGCACGGCTTGGAAAAAATAGAGAAAATGGAAAAATTAATGATGAAAGAAATAAAATTAGTGTAGATAAGGGAATTAAAAAATATGAAAAACGTAAATTGAATGCAAAAAATCAAAAAAGTTACAAATTTTTAAATATAAAAAATATTTTAATAATGACAGTTTTAATATTTACATTCATTTTTGTACATCTTTCAGGATATTCTACAAAAAGTCTTTATTTTTCAATTTTTATTTATATTGGAGTCACACTTTACCTGCTTATTGTGGAAAGATTTTTTGAAAAGGTGGAAGTCGAGGAGGAAATCAAAAATATAAAGCATGAGAGAGAAAGGGAGCATAATGTATTTTTAGAAAGGGTAAAGGAAATTGAGGATTTGGAGAAAAAGCAGATTGAGCATATATTTTTGAAGGATTCAGAAGATTATGATATGAAAATTTGGAAAATTGGGAGGGCAACATCGCTTCTTATTGGTAAGCAATCGCCAAGAAACAGGGTGGATATAGATGTAAGTGAAGGAATTTACTCAAATTTAGTCAGCAGGGCTCACGGAATCTTAAATCGTGTCAACGGAATCTGGTATTATGAGGATTTAGGCTCACAAAATGGAAGTGGAATTGAAAGAAGTTTAGATAAACGGAAAATAAAGCTGAAAAAAAATATACCAGTAAAAGTGGAATCAGGAGATATAATTTATTTAGCGACTACAAAAATATTATTAAAATAA
- a CDS encoding DnaJ domain-containing protein, which yields MDYYKILEVPENADVSEIKKKYRKMAIKYHPDRNTGDEKAVKKFREITEAYEVLSNDKRRKEYDYKRKNARNHLKNKNNKENFKSKSFQNNFTFGKEFFKSATEMKGMFENSFGLDKMGKNKAKAEKESVKSRFESFFDMKEKK from the coding sequence ATGGATTATTACAAAATACTGGAAGTACCTGAGAATGCAGATGTTTCTGAAATAAAAAAGAAATATAGAAAAATGGCAATCAAATATCATCCTGACAGAAATACAGGAGATGAAAAAGCTGTAAAAAAATTTCGAGAAATAACAGAGGCGTATGAAGTTCTTTCAAATGATAAAAGACGGAAAGAGTATGATTACAAAAGAAAAAATGCGAGAAATCATCTAAAAAATAAAAATAATAAAGAAAATTTTAAAAGTAAATCTTTTCAAAATAATTTTACTTTTGGAAAAGAATTTTTTAAAAGTGCAACCGAAATGAAAGGAATGTTTGAAAACAGTTTTGGGCTAGATAAAATGGGTAAGAATAAAGCAAAAGCTGAGAAAGAAAGTGTGAAAAGCAGATTTGAGAGTTTTTTTGATATGAAAGAGAAAAAGTAA
- the ruvA gene encoding Holliday junction branch migration protein RuvA, producing the protein MFEYILGKLAVKKVDYVALEINGLAYKIHISLKTFEKIDNIGSNEKLYIYTNVKEDDISLYGFKTQNERELFKALISISGVGPKLAIAILSTFNMREIIDIVTENESKIFTRVPGLGIKKAQKIILDLKDKVKKLDVVEVIEENSNILSGKLITSEVSDSRVLLMKEDLKLALESLGYVNTDVSKWIKDSELVQIKDISEAIKIVLQKIQNKK; encoded by the coding sequence ATGTTTGAATATATTTTAGGAAAATTAGCAGTGAAGAAAGTTGATTATGTTGCTTTAGAGATAAATGGCTTGGCATACAAAATTCATATATCCCTAAAAACATTTGAAAAAATAGATAATATTGGAAGCAACGAAAAATTATACATTTATACAAATGTAAAAGAAGATGATATTTCTCTTTACGGATTTAAAACACAAAATGAAAGGGAACTTTTTAAAGCACTAATAAGTATAAGTGGAGTAGGACCGAAACTTGCAATTGCAATACTTTCTACTTTTAATATGAGAGAAATTATTGATATTGTTACAGAGAACGAATCAAAAATTTTTACAAGAGTTCCAGGACTGGGTATAAAAAAAGCTCAAAAGATAATACTGGATTTGAAAGATAAAGTGAAAAAACTGGATGTAGTAGAAGTTATTGAAGAAAATAGCAATATATTAAGTGGAAAACTGATAACATCAGAAGTATCAGATTCTAGAGTTTTGTTAATGAAGGAAGATTTGAAATTGGCTTTAGAGTCTTTAGGATATGTAAATACAGATGTTTCTAAATGGATAAAAGATAGTGAGTTAGTTCAAATAAAAGATATTAGTGAAGCTATAAAAATAGTTTTGCAGAAAATTCAAAATAAAAAATAA
- the murI gene encoding glutamate racemase: MSIGVFDSGIGGLTVLKEIRKVLPNEKIYYLGDTARVPYGEKTKELIVRYSKEIVEFLLEKEVSAIVVACNTATALALKELKETFKIPIIGVIEAGARTAINTTKSNKIGVIGTKATIKSGKYEEEIKLFNTKAEVFQKACPLFVPAVEEGILSGKLVNQIIKTYLDDFEGKVDTLILGCTHYPLLKEAIGKIYPDIKIVDPARETALDLKKILQKNEFLKNDAKKNEEVKYYVTDGQEKFKEIGIMFLEENISKVELVKL; encoded by the coding sequence ATGTCTATTGGAGTATTTGATTCGGGAATTGGGGGACTTACGGTATTAAAAGAGATTAGAAAAGTATTGCCAAATGAAAAAATATATTATCTCGGAGATACAGCAAGAGTTCCTTATGGAGAAAAGACAAAAGAACTGATTGTAAGGTACTCAAAAGAAATTGTTGAGTTTTTGCTGGAAAAAGAAGTAAGCGCTATTGTAGTGGCTTGCAATACAGCTACTGCCCTTGCATTAAAGGAACTGAAAGAAACTTTTAAAATACCAATTATAGGAGTAATAGAGGCTGGAGCAAGAACAGCAATAAATACTACAAAAAGTAATAAAATTGGTGTAATTGGAACGAAAGCAACTATAAAATCGGGGAAATACGAAGAAGAAATAAAACTTTTTAATACAAAGGCAGAAGTATTTCAGAAGGCATGTCCACTTTTTGTTCCAGCTGTAGAAGAAGGAATTTTAAGCGGTAAGCTTGTTAATCAGATAATAAAGACATATTTAGATGATTTTGAAGGAAAAGTTGATACATTAATACTAGGATGTACTCATTATCCGCTTTTAAAAGAGGCAATTGGAAAAATTTATCCAGATATAAAAATAGTGGATCCGGCAAGGGAAACAGCATTAGATTTGAAAAAAATTTTACAAAAAAATGAATTTTTAAAAAATGATGCTAAGAAAAATGAAGAAGTAAAATATTATGTAACAGATGGGCAAGAAAAATTTAAAGAAATTGGAATTATGTTTTTGGAAGAAAATATTTCAAAAGTTGAATTAGTAAAATTATAA
- a CDS encoding D-alanyl-D-alanine carboxypeptidase family protein yields MGKKIKNRNKSKKIILSIAFMITSAFSFAEGENYHDYKALLIGDVNGNIIKEDNSSAVRPLASVTKIMTSILTLDKIKQGSISYEDKVTVSSKAASVPYGIKLTAGKQYTVRDLLKATIIKSSNNAAYALAEYVAGDVPSFVNLMNQKARSYGLNSLRYCSPHGLPPKYTGSCMDQGNAKDLYKLAQITLRDYSEYLNFSKNKTDYVDNGNTKVSSTNSLLGNVLGVDGIKTGYHEAAGSNIVLTANRGNDRMIAIILGSDRARDRNAIGAKEINDYYANGYARKTRGNNNYASSSANTGNAVKVNESNKAENNNAPKGNKVEQFFNTIFGKNNNNNSAKKMKIISRNDVVAVATIGNNKYNLYPTKDVEITATQRPNLTYTVNLNSGVTKNSRGKIVGTYIATDGTLTYSGELIMK; encoded by the coding sequence ATGGGAAAGAAAATAAAAAATAGAAATAAAAGTAAAAAAATAATATTATCCATAGCATTTATGATTACATCAGCATTTTCATTTGCTGAAGGGGAGAATTATCATGACTATAAAGCTTTATTAATAGGAGATGTTAATGGAAATATTATAAAGGAAGATAACAGTTCAGCAGTTCGTCCATTAGCGTCTGTTACAAAAATTATGACATCAATATTGACATTAGATAAAATTAAGCAAGGTTCAATTTCATATGAAGACAAGGTAACAGTTTCATCAAAAGCGGCTTCTGTTCCTTATGGAATAAAATTAACTGCTGGAAAGCAATATACAGTAAGGGATTTATTAAAGGCAACTATTATAAAATCATCAAACAATGCGGCTTATGCACTTGCTGAATATGTTGCAGGCGATGTGCCAAGTTTTGTAAATTTAATGAATCAGAAAGCAAGAAGTTATGGGCTAAATTCTCTTCGATATTGCTCTCCGCACGGATTACCGCCTAAGTATACAGGTTCTTGTATGGATCAGGGGAATGCTAAGGATTTGTATAAATTGGCTCAAATCACATTAAGGGATTATAGTGAATACTTAAATTTCTCAAAAAACAAAACAGATTATGTAGATAACGGAAATACAAAAGTAAGTTCTACAAATTCACTTTTAGGAAATGTTTTGGGAGTAGATGGAATAAAAACAGGCTATCATGAAGCGGCAGGTTCAAATATAGTTTTGACAGCAAACAGAGGCAATGATAGAATGATAGCAATTATTTTAGGTTCAGACAGAGCGAGAGACAGAAATGCAATAGGTGCAAAAGAGATAAATGATTATTATGCAAATGGCTATGCTAGAAAGACTCGCGGAAATAATAATTATGCAAGCAGTTCTGCTAACACTGGTAATGCTGTAAAAGTTAATGAAAGTAATAAAGCCGAAAATAATAATGCTCCAAAAGGAAACAAGGTAGAACAATTTTTTAATACAATTTTTGGAAAAAATAACAATAATAATTCAGCTAAGAAAATGAAAATTATAAGCAGAAATGATGTAGTAGCAGTAGCAACAATTGGAAATAATAAATATAATTTATACCCAACAAAAGATGTAGAAATAACTGCAACTCAAAGACCAAATCTAACTTACACAGTAAACTTGAATTCAGGAGTAACTAAAAATAGCAGGGGAAAAATTGTAGGAACATATATTGCAACTGACGGGACGTTGACTTATAGTGGGGAACTGATTATGAAATAA
- a CDS encoding metalloregulator ArsR/SmtB family transcription factor, producing the protein MDKICQNYKNSLYLGLSKIGKCLSSEKRIEILDLLVQGSKTVESISNETGMSIANTSRHLQILKDGNLVVCEKKGNYVVYEIANTQIIDLVYLLIGVGEQQLADIQRIHSEFNDSCMKIRPITLEQAYEMAKNKETLIIDLRPADEFNSSHIENAINIPMKNLEENLKNLPQNKEIIVYCRGRNCAYANLASKLLNDNGFHAYSLNQSYYDWQKYDNF; encoded by the coding sequence ATGGATAAGATATGTCAAAATTACAAAAATAGCCTGTATTTGGGATTATCAAAAATTGGAAAATGCTTATCCAGTGAAAAAAGAATCGAAATACTGGATTTACTTGTGCAAGGATCAAAAACTGTGGAAAGTATTTCGAATGAAACAGGAATGAGTATCGCTAATACTTCAAGACATTTGCAGATTTTAAAGGATGGTAATCTGGTTGTTTGTGAAAAAAAGGGAAACTATGTTGTTTATGAGATTGCAAATACACAGATAATAGATTTAGTGTATCTTCTGATTGGAGTAGGAGAGCAGCAACTAGCAGACATTCAACGGATACACAGCGAGTTTAATGACAGCTGCATGAAAATCCGTCCGATTACTTTGGAACAGGCTTATGAAATGGCAAAAAACAAAGAAACTTTAATAATAGACTTACGTCCGGCAGATGAATTTAATTCAAGCCATATAGAAAATGCAATAAATATTCCAATGAAGAATCTGGAAGAAAATTTGAAGAATTTACCCCAAAATAAAGAAATAATTGTTTATTGCAGAGGACGAAACTGTGCCTATGCAAATTTAGCTTCCAAACTTTTGAATGATAATGGATTTCATGCCTACAGCTTGAATCAGAGTTATTATGACTGGCAAAAGTATGATAATTTTTAG
- the trxA gene encoding thioredoxin, whose translation MALSLNKDNFEKSIANGVALVDFWAEWCGPCKMQLPIIEEFSGEMEGKATIGKVNVDEELELAQSFGIQSIPTLILFKDGKPVKKLVGLHSKEALYEEVNQIL comes from the coding sequence ATGGCATTAAGTTTAAATAAAGATAATTTTGAAAAAAGTATTGCAAATGGAGTTGCTCTAGTAGATTTTTGGGCAGAATGGTGTGGACCTTGTAAAATGCAACTTCCTATTATTGAAGAATTTTCAGGAGAAATGGAAGGAAAAGCTACAATAGGAAAAGTAAATGTAGATGAAGAACTAGAATTAGCACAATCTTTCGGAATTCAAAGCATCCCTACATTAATTTTATTCAAGGATGGAAAACCTGTAAAAAAATTAGTTGGATTACATTCAAAAGAAGCACTTTATGAAGAAGTAAACCAAATATTATAG
- the trxB gene encoding thioredoxin-disulfide reductase, which translates to MVKNMYDSVIIGSGPAGLTAAIYLSRAGLKNIIINGMEPGGQLTTTTEVENFPGFPQGISGPQLIEDIKAQSKNFGTEFLQAVVKDIENVENSGKKTFKLHLDNGNIIEAKTVILSTGASAKYLGIENEKENIGKGVSACATCDGFFYRGKDVVVIGGGDTAMEEAIFLTKFVNKVTIINRRDILRASAIMQQRARDNEKIEWKLDYTPKKVLADEKVTGIELLNNKTGEIETLATDGIFVAIGRTPNTKFLEGKVEIDDRGYIITKGKSSKTSTPGIFAAGDVQDSKYQQAIIAAGSGAIAGLDVEEYLRENNL; encoded by the coding sequence ATGGTGAAAAATATGTATGATTCAGTAATTATAGGATCAGGACCAGCAGGACTGACAGCCGCAATTTATCTAAGCCGTGCTGGATTAAAAAATATAATAATAAATGGAATGGAACCAGGTGGACAATTGACAACTACAACAGAAGTTGAAAATTTTCCTGGATTTCCACAAGGAATTTCAGGTCCACAGCTAATAGAGGATATAAAAGCTCAATCAAAAAATTTTGGAACTGAATTTCTACAGGCAGTTGTAAAAGATATTGAAAATGTAGAAAATAGTGGTAAGAAAACATTTAAATTGCATTTAGATAACGGAAATATAATAGAAGCAAAAACAGTAATTTTATCAACAGGGGCAAGTGCAAAATACCTTGGAATTGAAAATGAAAAAGAAAATATAGGAAAAGGTGTTAGTGCATGTGCGACTTGTGACGGATTTTTTTATCGTGGAAAAGATGTTGTTGTAATTGGCGGTGGAGATACTGCGATGGAAGAAGCTATATTTTTAACAAAATTTGTAAACAAAGTTACTATCATTAACAGAAGAGATATATTACGTGCCTCTGCAATTATGCAACAAAGAGCAAGAGATAACGAAAAAATTGAGTGGAAATTAGATTATACTCCAAAAAAAGTGCTAGCTGATGAAAAAGTTACAGGAATAGAGCTTTTAAATAACAAAACAGGCGAAATCGAAACTTTAGCAACAGATGGAATTTTTGTAGCGATTGGAAGAACTCCAAATACAAAATTTCTTGAAGGAAAAGTCGAAATTGACGATAGAGGCTACATTATAACAAAAGGAAAATCCTCTAAAACAAGTACTCCTGGAATCTTTGCAGCAGGAGATGTTCAAGACAGCAAATATCAGCAGGCAATAATTGCGGCTGGAAGTGGTGCTATTGCGGGACTTGATGTAGAAGAATATTTAAGAGAAAATAATTTATAA
- a CDS encoding tetratricopeptide repeat protein has translation MENIEFESFDNIENDDSGRLYEMGKSYYDSGSDILAEKYLKEAAKGGNRKAFLLLADIYLKYDKLNLAEKYLKKIADGGDFELQDKLGTVYKRKSNFELAEYYYKQAISNGNQRAQYHLGKLYYLFKKKNLAIDYLKPVADERDQEAQVLLAKIYYDNGQVDLAEEYLHKAKDNGEAYYLLGKLYGERQDIETAEKHLKTAADDYDNKRAQEVLSNLYTDKNNLTLAKHYLKLLADENHLEAFALLGNIFADEKNYNLAYTNYGHFFEGKKRENAKVDMKKIDDAKLKFNFGKCCIKLGKFDIAEQNLKDSEYLKISDNVIEVAKLYEEADQLKLAIQYYKLALHL, from the coding sequence ATGGAAAATATTGAATTTGAAAGTTTCGATAATATTGAAAATGATGATTCAGGACGATTGTATGAAATGGGAAAAAGTTACTACGACAGCGGTTCTGACATACTTGCTGAAAAATACTTGAAAGAAGCAGCTAAAGGTGGAAATAGAAAGGCTTTTCTTTTACTTGCTGATATTTATCTAAAATATGACAAATTAAATTTAGCAGAAAAATATTTAAAAAAAATTGCTGATGGCGGAGATTTTGAACTGCAAGATAAACTTGGAACAGTTTATAAAAGAAAATCAAATTTTGAATTAGCTGAGTATTATTATAAACAAGCTATAAGCAATGGAAATCAAAGAGCACAGTATCACTTAGGGAAATTGTATTATTTATTCAAAAAGAAAAATTTAGCAATAGATTATTTAAAACCTGTAGCTGATGAAAGAGATCAAGAAGCTCAAGTACTGCTTGCAAAAATTTACTATGACAATGGTCAAGTTGATTTGGCTGAAGAATATTTACATAAGGCAAAAGATAATGGTGAAGCATATTATCTTCTTGGAAAACTGTATGGCGAAAGACAGGACATTGAAACTGCTGAAAAACATTTAAAAACAGCAGCAGATGACTATGACAATAAAAGAGCGCAGGAAGTTCTTTCAAACCTTTATACAGACAAAAACAATCTTACTCTTGCAAAACACTATTTAAAATTGCTTGCAGATGAAAATCATTTGGAAGCCTTTGCACTGCTTGGAAACATTTTTGCTGATGAAAAAAACTATAATCTTGCCTACACAAATTATGGACATTTTTTTGAAGGAAAAAAACGAGAAAATGCAAAAGTTGATATGAAAAAAATTGACGATGCAAAACTTAAATTTAATTTTGGAAAATGCTGTATAAAACTTGGAAAATTTGACATTGCTGAACAAAATTTAAAAGATAGTGAATATCTGAAAATTTCTGACAATGTAATTGAAGTTGCAAAACTTTACGAAGAAGCAGATCAGTTGAAATTGGCTATCCAATACTACAAATTAGCTTTACATTTGTAA